A window of the Planktothrix tepida PCC 9214 genome harbors these coding sequences:
- a CDS encoding glycosyltransferase family 39 protein, which yields MRHKKPPVELIGVSLIWLLVAVSDRIWFRMDRSVPAWDQADYLNSALDYWRVWQHPQWFSGDWWTQMWMLSPKIPPLTYLLTIPFQNLLGLGSDQTNAVHLLFSAILFASVYALGTRLFNPNVGFWATVLCAIFPGLYHHRLQFLLDYPLTAMVTLSFYGLTLWWFSKSNQSWRFSIGFGLTFGLALLTKQTALFFLFIPLLWITATIFKQRQWQRFLQLAIALLLSIAVIFPWARTNWLLMLTSGKRATIDSAIAEGDPALTSLDAWTYYFKLLPAHLSWPLLIIPIIGLLFYIIKHYSLSANQQHHPFSHFPKLDLNWISLNWLAIFWFGGYFISTLNINKDFRYTLPLLPVLAIILAYFLTLFPQRWGRQIRWFTVSLGIILMIFNLWPIGSYPVRQVMRTLNPGNEHHVYLGKPWPNEQVIAEIIQSQPYLKANLGVLPSTPEINQHNLNYYGSLQDSQVYARQVGTQKKNVLQDVRSLSWFVTKTGQQGSVDRVQDAQQMTMQTLETSPEFNLKKQWLLPDNSFLNLYQRIIPFVKVDPLKQSLSKVQLKQILIPKQAPPGIAVPVTYQWQGSLQQLQEGIVILTWKLTLPQKEGLSSWIHDHGIGMGELYGHSSNQSYQVTEQMAMLPPVNLIPGNYQLEATYLNRKTGETYKIESPNITLNINPKAPPITAPELDLVTQLRILSVNLPQGIKGLDPIFAEVGRINQYDPTQDYTHQAEIALEYRLKQEPFRLDLAYNLGLANVLQQDAKGAITALKQVTQLDSKNPNAHAYLAFVYLYNLQPKLAEQALKPALELKPNQPEFKALLGVAQLMQGNIISAWQNLQALK from the coding sequence ATGAGGCACAAAAAACCCCCTGTAGAGCTCATTGGGGTCAGCTTAATTTGGCTTTTGGTGGCGGTGAGCGATCGCATCTGGTTTAGGATGGATCGTTCGGTGCCCGCTTGGGATCAAGCCGATTATCTCAATAGTGCCCTAGATTATTGGCGAGTGTGGCAACATCCCCAATGGTTTTCCGGGGACTGGTGGACTCAGATGTGGATGCTGTCACCGAAAATCCCACCTTTAACCTATTTATTAACGATTCCCTTTCAAAATTTATTAGGATTAGGATCGGATCAAACCAATGCAGTTCATTTATTATTTAGTGCAATTTTATTCGCTTCGGTTTATGCTTTAGGAACCCGCTTATTTAACCCAAATGTGGGATTTTGGGCAACAGTTTTATGCGCGATTTTCCCCGGACTTTATCACCATCGCTTACAATTTCTATTAGATTATCCGTTAACCGCAATGGTGACGTTAAGTTTTTATGGCTTAACGCTGTGGTGGTTTTCTAAATCTAATCAATCTTGGCGATTTTCGATTGGATTTGGGTTAACCTTTGGACTGGCTCTTTTAACCAAACAAACCGCCTTATTTTTCCTATTTATTCCTTTATTATGGATAACAGCGACAATTTTTAAACAGCGTCAATGGCAACGTTTTTTACAATTAGCGATCGCGTTATTATTATCAATCGCCGTTATTTTCCCTTGGGCGAGAACTAATTGGTTATTAATGTTAACCTCTGGAAAAAGAGCAACCATTGATTCTGCGATCGCAGAAGGCGATCCAGCGTTAACCAGTTTAGACGCTTGGACTTATTATTTTAAATTACTTCCGGCTCATCTTTCCTGGCCGTTATTAATTATCCCGATTATAGGATTATTATTCTATATTATCAAACATTATTCTTTGTCTGCAAATCAACAACATCATCCCTTTTCCCACTTTCCTAAATTAGACTTAAACTGGATATCCTTAAACTGGTTAGCTATATTTTGGTTTGGGGGATATTTTATTTCTACCTTAAATATTAATAAGGATTTTCGGTATACTTTACCCTTGCTTCCGGTTTTAGCGATTATTTTAGCTTATTTTTTAACCTTATTTCCGCAACGATGGGGACGACAAATTCGCTGGTTTACGGTTAGTTTAGGCATAATATTAATGATTTTTAATTTATGGCCCATCGGCAGTTATCCAGTTAGACAAGTTATGAGAACTTTAAACCCTGGAAATGAACATCATGTTTATTTAGGAAAGCCTTGGCCGAATGAACAAGTGATTGCAGAAATTATTCAATCTCAACCTTATTTAAAAGCTAATTTAGGGGTATTACCTTCAACGCCAGAAATTAATCAGCATAATTTAAACTATTATGGTTCGTTACAAGATTCTCAAGTTTACGCCAGACAAGTAGGAACCCAGAAAAAAAACGTTTTACAAGATGTGCGGTCATTGTCTTGGTTTGTTACTAAAACTGGACAACAAGGTTCAGTAGATAGGGTTCAGGATGCTCAACAAATGACCATGCAAACTTTAGAAACCAGTCCAGAATTTAACTTAAAAAAACAATGGCTATTACCCGATAATAGTTTTTTAAATTTATATCAAAGAATCATTCCGTTTGTCAAAGTTGACCCCCTGAAACAATCCTTATCTAAAGTACAGCTAAAACAAATTTTAATTCCTAAACAAGCACCCCCAGGGATTGCGGTTCCTGTGACTTATCAATGGCAAGGATCATTACAACAATTGCAGGAAGGAATAGTAATTTTAACCTGGAAATTGACCCTTCCTCAAAAAGAAGGTTTATCCTCTTGGATTCATGATCATGGTATTGGTATGGGAGAATTATATGGTCATTCATCAAATCAGAGTTATCAAGTGACAGAACAGATGGCGATGCTTCCTCCAGTTAATCTTATCCCTGGAAATTATCAATTAGAAGCTACTTATTTAAACCGAAAAACAGGTGAAACTTATAAAATAGAATCTCCTAATATTACCTTAAATATTAATCCTAAAGCTCCTCCAATAACAGCACCAGAATTAGATTTAGTGACGCAGTTAAGAATATTATCAGTGAATTTACCTCAAGGAATAAAAGGGTTAGATCCGATTTTTGCCGAGGTGGGACGGATTAATCAATATGATCCGACTCAAGATTATACCCATCAAGCGGAAATAGCGTTAGAATATCGATTAAAACAAGAACCATTCCGTTTAGATTTAGCGTATAATTTAGGGTTAGCAAATGTTTTACAACAGGATGCAAAAGGAGCGATCACCGCTTTAAAACAAGTCACTCAACTAGACAGTAAAAACCCCAATGCTCATGCTTATTTAGCATTTGTTTATCTGTATAATTTACAGCCAAAATTAGCAGAACAGGCGTTAAAACCTGCCTTAGAGTTAAAACCCAATCAACCGGAATTTAAAGCTTTATTAGGGGTTGCTCAATTGATGCAGGGTAATATTATTTCAGCTTGGCAAAATTTACAAGCTTTGAAGTAA
- a CDS encoding pentapeptide repeat-containing protein, whose product MDIKQLVEKYTHGERDFRGAILIGVQLNGVDLSSVDLSGANLINADLQGADLSEADLTGVNLINANLSGADLSGSDLSRAYLNGAKLVGAYLNRSHLVNTYLSGANLIYTKLIGANLTGANLTNVKLINANLTRATLTNSNLTGVNLIGADLKGAILTGADLRGANLSGTLIDETTELSEKWRLVQEIVTEGGIERDLSYTDLRDANLIGANLTGANLSFADLSGSNLSGIYLTDSIVENAKFLGVVGLSPEAKLNLKQRGAILD is encoded by the coding sequence ATGGACATTAAACAATTAGTTGAAAAATATACTCACGGGGAAAGGGATTTTCGAGGTGCTATCTTAATTGGGGTTCAACTCAATGGTGTTGATTTGAGTAGCGTCGATTTAAGTGGTGCAAATCTCATTAATGCCGACTTACAGGGAGCAGATTTGAGTGAAGCCGATTTAACGGGAGTCAACTTAATTAATGCTAATTTAAGTGGTGCGGATTTAAGCGGATCAGATCTCAGCCGTGCTTATCTCAATGGGGCTAAATTAGTCGGTGCTTATCTCAATCGTAGCCATTTAGTTAATACCTATTTAAGTGGAGCTAACTTAATCTATACTAAATTGATTGGCGCGAATTTAACAGGAGCTAATCTCACGAATGTTAAATTAATTAATGCCAATCTCACCCGTGCCACTTTGACGAATTCTAATCTCACAGGAGTTAATTTAATTGGTGCAGATCTTAAGGGTGCTATTCTGACTGGTGCGGATCTCAGAGGTGCGAATTTAAGTGGCACTTTAATTGATGAAACCACCGAACTGAGTGAGAAATGGCGTCTGGTTCAGGAAATTGTCACCGAAGGTGGAATTGAACGGGATTTGAGTTATACCGATTTGAGAGATGCTAACTTAATTGGAGCAAATTTAACAGGGGCAAATTTATCGTTTGCTGATTTAAGTGGCTCTAATTTAAGCGGTATTTATCTCACCGATTCTATTGTGGAAAATGCTAAATTTTTAGGGGTTGTGGGACTGTCTCCTGAAGCAAAACTCAACCTCAAACAACGGGGTGCTATCTTAGATTAG
- a CDS encoding DNA phosphorothioation-associated putative methyltransferase has protein sequence MSSSHHLVFPPQSYSWECLTASEVLTQQNSPNGDLRVGNDLLMFLALQALQRQVPPRLNCFKTFSPEIQQEIYNYFGSYQQTCLIVEQLLLNLQNPTFISQSCQQSSLGKKLPNALYIHRSALCDLNIVLRVYEQLSRFYLPLLKPFTLIKFHTNQPVISYLFYPDFDQDPHPALTASFQVNVKTGQVNLMDYSNSDNPPILHRKETFVSADYPHYEKFTQLTQTEEKLGLLEPRRISVSALDAELIQSEQRLYRTIGTRKGWQQHLNKHGVEIQDHQVIKIGDQGDHLIPINSDDPLAFIPKIERHRAALPRKTLSRPVRLAIEAELFQQETTFFDYGCGYGGDIQRLAEQGYISTGWDPYYSPQTPRVESDIVNLGYVINVIECQTERREALIQAWNLTRKVLIIAAQVLVDTQEKGIMVYGDGVITSRNTFQKYYQQEELKVYIDQVLNVDAIPLDLGIYIVFRDETEAEKFRASRFRSRLTSPKVRLNIKRFEDYQDLLQPLIQFVSDRGRLPVETELPEEEPIKQEFGSLKRAFQLILQATNPDEWDVIAHKRRQDLLVYIALSRFGRRPKLFQLSEQMKNDIKGLFGSYKKSCNLADLMLYTLGDPKIIANHCQNSAVGQKRANSLWIHISALEKLDPLLRLYEGCASQTLGRPEGANLIKFHIKTPKISYLFSPDFDLEPHPTLSTCMQIDLRDLQVSYQAYDGPNPPILHRKETLVTPEYPHYQQLVRLSDQEEKWGLLDNFRLIRTRLGWLKCLEDHCAEIRGYRVYWRTDADPYRVKLLRSARRARKKLQSCDP, from the coding sequence ATGAGTAGTAGTCATCATCTCGTTTTTCCTCCCCAGAGTTATTCTTGGGAATGTCTTACTGCCTCTGAGGTTTTAACTCAACAAAACTCTCCCAACGGGGATCTCCGGGTCGGGAATGATTTACTGATGTTTCTCGCTTTACAAGCTCTGCAACGACAAGTTCCGCCTCGTCTGAACTGTTTTAAGACTTTTTCTCCAGAAATTCAACAAGAAATTTATAATTATTTTGGCAGTTACCAACAAACTTGTCTGATTGTTGAGCAACTGTTATTAAATCTGCAAAACCCGACTTTTATTAGTCAATCTTGTCAGCAAAGTTCCTTGGGAAAAAAACTTCCCAATGCCTTATATATTCATCGTTCAGCTTTGTGTGACTTAAATATTGTGTTACGAGTTTATGAACAATTAAGCCGTTTTTATTTACCCTTGCTCAAACCCTTTACTCTTATCAAATTTCATACCAATCAACCGGTTATTTCTTATTTGTTTTATCCTGACTTTGATCAAGATCCCCATCCAGCTTTAACCGCCAGTTTTCAAGTTAATGTCAAAACCGGACAAGTGAATCTTATGGATTATTCTAATAGTGATAATCCGCCGATTTTACATCGAAAAGAAACCTTTGTGAGTGCTGATTATCCCCATTATGAAAAATTCACCCAACTGACTCAAACTGAAGAAAAATTAGGATTATTAGAACCTCGGCGAATATCCGTCTCTGCTTTGGATGCAGAATTGATTCAATCAGAACAACGTCTCTATCGAACCATTGGAACTCGCAAAGGATGGCAACAACACTTAAATAAACATGGGGTAGAAATTCAAGATCATCAGGTGATCAAAATTGGAGATCAGGGCGATCATTTAATTCCGATTAATTCCGATGATCCCTTAGCTTTCATCCCTAAAATTGAACGTCATCGTGCTGCCCTTCCTCGTAAAACCTTATCCCGTCCGGTTCGTTTAGCCATAGAAGCAGAACTCTTTCAACAAGAGACTACTTTTTTTGATTATGGCTGTGGATATGGGGGAGATATTCAACGATTAGCAGAACAGGGATATATTAGCACCGGATGGGATCCTTATTATTCTCCCCAGACCCCTCGCGTTGAATCAGATATTGTTAATTTAGGGTATGTGATTAACGTGATTGAATGTCAAACGGAACGACGGGAAGCGTTAATTCAGGCGTGGAATTTAACCCGAAAGGTGTTAATTATCGCAGCACAAGTATTAGTCGATACTCAAGAAAAAGGCATCATGGTTTATGGAGATGGAGTGATTACCAGTCGAAATACCTTTCAGAAATATTATCAACAGGAAGAACTCAAAGTTTATATTGATCAGGTGTTAAATGTTGATGCAATTCCTTTAGATTTAGGAATTTATATTGTTTTTCGGGATGAAACAGAAGCTGAAAAATTTCGCGCCTCTCGCTTTCGTTCGCGGTTAACTTCTCCCAAAGTCCGGTTAAATATTAAACGCTTTGAAGATTATCAAGATTTACTGCAACCCTTGATTCAATTTGTTAGCGATCGCGGTCGTTTACCAGTAGAAACCGAACTTCCAGAAGAAGAGCCGATTAAACAAGAATTCGGCAGCCTGAAACGTGCATTTCAACTAATTTTACAAGCAACAAATCCCGATGAATGGGATGTAATCGCCCATAAACGCCGTCAAGATCTACTGGTTTATATTGCCTTAAGTCGGTTTGGTCGTCGTCCTAAACTGTTTCAGCTTTCAGAACAAATGAAAAATGATATAAAAGGTTTATTCGGTAGTTATAAAAAATCTTGTAATTTAGCTGATCTAATGTTATATACTCTTGGTGATCCTAAAATTATTGCCAACCATTGCCAAAATAGCGCGGTCGGTCAAAAACGAGCCAATTCCCTCTGGATTCATATTTCAGCGCTGGAAAAACTTGATCCTTTACTGCGACTCTATGAGGGATGCGCGAGTCAAACTCTAGGTCGTCCCGAAGGTGCAAACTTAATTAAGTTTCATATCAAAACCCCCAAAATTTCTTATTTATTTTCCCCCGATTTTGATCTTGAACCTCATCCGACTCTGAGCACTTGTATGCAAATTGACTTGCGGGATCTTCAGGTGAGCTATCAAGCCTATGATGGCCCCAATCCCCCCATATTGCATCGCAAAGAAACCTTAGTCACGCCGGAGTATCCCCACTATCAACAGTTGGTTAGACTTAGTGACCAAGAAGAAAAATGGGGACTGTTGGATAACTTTCGTTTGATTCGGACGCGCCTGGGTTGGTTAAAATGTTTAGAAGATCATTGTGCTGAAATCAGGGGTTATCGTGTCTACTGGCGTACCGATGCCGATCCTTACCGGGTTAAATTATTGCGTTCTGCTCGTCGGGCTCGAAAGAAATTACAGTCCTGTGATCCATAA
- the mrdA gene encoding penicillin-binding protein 2, protein MANESLFPGQSHYVTIAEQQHPTIRRRRMHQSVAFLLLIGCFFSGLGIQLARLQLIQGEYHRVRAENNRLRLIPVPAKRGQILDRNGFLLAGSQLSRSVYLWPQEQSPQEWKITAQQLQSILKVPASEIREKLEKTGYRSRIPVRVSPNLSPRMFIGLAEKVENLRGVEVRGESRRSYPNGNLLAHILGYIGEATSEELKANPDYPMGMMVGKMGIEKLANSKIQGVWGNRLIEVDAKGQEIQELGLQSPQQGESMRLTVDLALQKTAEKALANRRGAVVVLDVKTGGILALTSGPTFDPNLFTDQVTSQEWKQLQRAEQPLLNRALQGYPPGSTFKIVTTTAGIESRQFSLTSKLATASAINIGGIAFHEHGNGYGVIGFKDALAFSSNTFFYQVGMKTGPENIAKWGKELGLAGTINLDLLGLDGANHGQIPTPKEKEKLYGEPWYVGDTVTMAIGQGLVLVTPLELAVMISTVANNGWRVQPHLLMSQTNTSETKPIKTKISASTLNLIRAGLIDVVKKGTGRGLNDGTIPLTGGKTGTVEIPGQPDNSMYVGFGPANKPEIAIAVVVEAGGFGAVSAAPIAHDIFKTYFSNRNVPTQSKP, encoded by the coding sequence ATGGCTAACGAATCCCTATTTCCGGGTCAATCCCATTATGTCACAATTGCTGAACAACAACACCCAACGATCCGACGTCGCCGGATGCACCAAAGCGTTGCTTTCTTATTATTAATCGGATGTTTTTTTAGCGGTTTAGGAATTCAACTCGCCCGGTTACAATTAATTCAAGGAGAATATCATCGAGTTCGAGCCGAAAATAATCGCTTACGTTTGATTCCTGTGCCTGCAAAACGAGGTCAAATTTTAGATCGAAACGGGTTTTTATTGGCAGGAAGTCAACTGTCTCGCTCGGTTTATTTATGGCCCCAAGAACAATCTCCTCAAGAATGGAAAATTACCGCCCAACAACTGCAATCTATTTTAAAAGTTCCCGCTTCTGAGATTCGGGAAAAATTAGAAAAAACCGGTTATCGTTCTCGAATTCCGGTGCGGGTTAGCCCGAATTTATCCCCCCGAATGTTTATTGGTTTAGCCGAGAAAGTGGAAAATTTACGCGGTGTGGAAGTGCGGGGAGAATCCCGAAGAAGTTATCCTAATGGCAATTTATTGGCTCATATTTTAGGTTATATTGGGGAAGCAACATCGGAAGAATTAAAAGCAAATCCTGATTATCCCATGGGAATGATGGTTGGAAAAATGGGGATTGAAAAATTAGCCAATTCTAAAATCCAGGGAGTTTGGGGAAATCGATTAATTGAAGTGGATGCGAAAGGACAGGAAATTCAAGAGTTAGGATTGCAATCTCCTCAACAAGGAGAATCTATGCGTTTAACGGTAGATTTAGCTTTACAAAAAACCGCCGAAAAAGCCTTAGCCAATCGTCGAGGGGCGGTTGTGGTTTTAGATGTTAAAACCGGAGGAATTTTAGCATTAACCAGTGGGCCGACTTTTGATCCCAATCTGTTTACTGATCAAGTGACTTCCCAGGAATGGAAACAACTCCAACGTGCTGAACAACCTTTATTAAATCGAGCCTTACAGGGATATCCCCCCGGTAGTACCTTTAAAATTGTGACGACAACGGCGGGGATTGAATCACGACAATTTTCACTCACTTCTAAATTAGCAACTGCTTCAGCGATTAATATTGGCGGGATTGCCTTTCATGAACATGGAAATGGTTATGGGGTGATTGGATTTAAAGATGCTTTAGCTTTTAGTAGTAATACCTTTTTCTATCAAGTGGGAATGAAAACAGGGCCAGAAAATATAGCAAAATGGGGCAAAGAATTGGGACTGGCGGGAACGATTAATTTAGATTTATTGGGGTTAGATGGAGCGAATCATGGGCAAATTCCTACCCCTAAAGAAAAGGAAAAGTTATATGGAGAACCTTGGTATGTAGGGGATACGGTAACGATGGCAATTGGTCAAGGTTTAGTCTTAGTTACCCCCTTAGAATTGGCGGTGATGATTTCTACTGTTGCTAATAATGGTTGGCGAGTTCAACCCCATTTATTAATGTCTCAAACAAATACATCTGAAACCAAACCGATTAAAACAAAAATTTCTGCATCCACTCTTAATCTGATTCGGGCTGGATTAATTGATGTGGTGAAAAAAGGAACGGGACGAGGATTAAATGATGGCACAATTCCTTTAACGGGGGGAAAAACGGGAACAGTTGAAATCCCTGGACAGCCGGATAATTCCATGTATGTTGGGTTTGGGCCTGCAAATAAACCGGAAATTGCGATCGCTGTGGTGGTGGAAGCGGGAGGGTTTGGAGCAGTTTCTGCGGCTCCAATTGCCCATGACATTTTTAAAACCTATTTTAGCAATCGAAACGTTCCAACTCAATCTAAACCTTAG
- a CDS encoding metallophosphoesterase, with translation MSLNRRQFLWLSGLSACSVIGWDIKKRFLTTSETSHQEIPLTDHAIAAVPSPQPLFRFITIGDTGTGETGQYDVANAMFRYYQNNPFQVVTLLGDNIYTNGEIEKINAVFEKPYQPLLKENVKFYACLGNHDIRTENGDRQVTYPLFNMKGRYYSFQYDPVEFFVLDANQNADWENQMPWLENQLQKSQSPWKIVYSHFPIYSSGLYGVNEELINRLTPLFKKYKVQLYMNGHEHDYERTKPIEGTTYLTTGIGGAPIRSVGRSEWTATSASTLGFTAIEIYADHLIIRAIDPEDQVFDEGMIKLHESL, from the coding sequence ATGTCATTGAATCGCCGTCAATTTTTATGGTTAAGTGGTCTGAGTGCGTGTAGTGTGATTGGATGGGACATTAAAAAGCGGTTTTTGACGACTTCTGAAACTTCACATCAAGAAATTCCGTTAACAGATCATGCGATCGCAGCAGTTCCTAGTCCTCAACCTTTATTCCGTTTTATCACGATTGGAGATACAGGGACAGGAGAGACAGGACAATATGATGTCGCTAATGCCATGTTTCGCTATTATCAAAACAATCCTTTTCAAGTGGTAACTTTACTAGGAGATAATATTTATACAAACGGTGAAATTGAGAAAATCAACGCTGTTTTTGAGAAACCCTATCAACCCTTACTCAAAGAAAATGTTAAATTTTATGCGTGTTTAGGAAATCACGATATTAGAACAGAAAATGGAGATCGTCAAGTGACTTATCCTTTATTTAACATGAAGGGTCGTTACTATAGTTTTCAATATGATCCGGTGGAATTTTTTGTTTTAGATGCTAATCAGAATGCGGACTGGGAAAACCAAATGCCTTGGTTAGAAAACCAACTGCAAAAAAGTCAATCTCCTTGGAAAATTGTTTATAGTCATTTTCCCATTTATTCTTCTGGCTTATATGGTGTTAATGAAGAATTAATTAATCGATTAACGCCATTATTTAAAAAATATAAGGTTCAACTTTATATGAATGGTCACGAACATGATTATGAACGCACGAAACCGATTGAGGGTACCACTTATTTAACAACAGGTATCGGAGGCGCACCCATTCGCTCAGTGGGACGTTCAGAATGGACAGCAACCTCCGCTTCAACGTTAGGATTTACGGCGATTGAAATTTATGCTGATCATCTCATAATTCGCGCTATTGATCCTGAAGATCAAGTATTTGATGAAGGGATGATTAAATTGCATGAATCGCTTTAA
- a CDS encoding NUDIX domain-containing protein, with protein MAQKHGPWTIEETYQKYENSFINVREDRVLQPDGKPGSYATVKMKPGVAILPIDGDRHVYLTRQFRYALGQESIEVVCGAVEDNEPSLTAAKREIEEELGIKAEALIELGFFDLDISIVHCPVHLFLAKQFSFTETHQEGTETIETVCLPLEQAVKMVINSQITHAPSCVLILKAIHAI; from the coding sequence ATGGCTCAAAAACATGGCCCTTGGACAATAGAAGAAACTTACCAAAAATACGAGAATTCGTTTATTAATGTCCGTGAAGACCGCGTGTTGCAACCCGATGGAAAACCGGGCAGTTATGCCACTGTTAAAATGAAACCAGGGGTAGCAATTTTGCCGATAGATGGCGATCGCCATGTTTATTTAACGCGACAATTTCGCTATGCTCTGGGTCAAGAAAGTATTGAAGTGGTTTGTGGTGCGGTGGAAGACAATGAACCGTCTTTAACGGCTGCGAAACGAGAAATTGAAGAAGAACTTGGCATCAAAGCTGAAGCATTAATTGAGCTAGGATTCTTTGATTTAGATATCTCTATTGTTCATTGTCCCGTGCATTTATTTCTAGCTAAACAGTTCAGCTTTACTGAAACCCATCAAGAAGGAACGGAAACCATAGAAACGGTTTGTCTTCCTTTAGAACAAGCTGTCAAAATGGTGATCAATAGCCAAATTACCCATGCTCCAAGTTGTGTGTTAATTCTTAAAGCGATTCATGCAATTTAA
- a CDS encoding HAD family hydrolase: protein MLQQVQATTSDDAEASKPAPDIVEVALSKIQLSFSEVVMLADTPYDIQSAQGANVGVIAFRSGGFDDSQLTGALAIYDHPADLLAHYEHSPLAKSVIS, encoded by the coding sequence TTGCTTCAGCAAGTTCAAGCAACAACCTCCGATGATGCAGAAGCGTCCAAACCCGCACCTGACATTGTAGAAGTGGCATTAAGCAAAATCCAGCTTTCTTTCTCTGAGGTCGTGATGCTGGCCGACACCCCCTACGATATCCAATCTGCTCAAGGGGCTAACGTCGGTGTAATTGCCTTTCGTTCTGGTGGGTTCGATGATTCGCAACTGACGGGTGCACTGGCTATTTACGATCATCCCGCCGATTTATTAGCCCATTATGAGCATTCCCCTTTAGCTAAATCAGTTATTAGTTAA
- a CDS encoding c-type cytochrome has translation MDNQLAITQIEVLIKRATVVSLALMVFILGWIFVLPKLQVFDPYVESVLSLKGDPVRGQDIFLYNCAGCHAWQASSQVGPSLHDVSQRKSEVGIIQQVIGGNTPPMPKFQPNIKEMADLLSYLETL, from the coding sequence TTGGATAACCAGCTTGCGATTACACAAATTGAAGTCCTGATTAAACGGGCCACCGTCGTCAGCCTAGCGTTGATGGTTTTTATCCTGGGTTGGATTTTTGTCCTTCCTAAGCTACAGGTTTTTGATCCCTATGTGGAAAGTGTTCTGTCCCTTAAAGGCGACCCGGTAAGGGGACAGGACATTTTCCTCTATAACTGTGCTGGGTGTCATGCTTGGCAAGCGAGTAGTCAAGTAGGGCCAAGTCTGCATGATGTTTCCCAACGGAAGTCAGAAGTCGGGATTATTCAGCAAGTTATTGGCGGTAATACCCCTCCCATGCCTAAGTTTCAACCCAATATTAAGGAAATGGCTGACCTGTTGAGTTATCTCGAAACCTTATAA
- the petG gene encoding cytochrome b6-f complex subunit V, protein MVEPLLSGIVLGLVVVTLLGLFFAAYQQYRRGNQLNID, encoded by the coding sequence GTGGTAGAACCATTACTGTCAGGAATTGTTCTGGGTTTAGTTGTCGTGACGCTGTTAGGGTTATTTTTCGCAGCGTACCAACAATATCGTCGGGGAAACCAACTTAATATCGACTAA